A stretch of DNA from Thermanaerosceptrum fracticalcis:
TTGATGATTTTCCCCCGCTTCTGTTTTATCATCTCTTTACCCACTGCCTGGGCACAAAAGAATACCCCTTTTAAATCAACATTAAGTACCCTGTCCCAATCTTCCTCAGTTATATCCTCCGCCTTTTTGGTAAGGGCCGTACCGGCATTATTTACTAAGATATCAACACGACCAAAGTGATTAATTGTTTTCTCAACCATATTCTGTATCTGATCAAGGCTGGTCACATCAGTGGAAACAGGCAAGGCTTCCCTCCCCAATCCCTTGATCTCCGCCGCCGTTCCCTCACAATCTGCCTGGTTCCGGCTCACCACTATAATATTGGCTCCGTATCTGGCCAAAGCCACGGCTAAGCCGTAGCCAATGCCTTTGGTGGCTCCTGTCACGATAGCGACTTTGCCGGACAAATCAAAATGAGTACCGGCCATAAAAACCTCCATCTCGCGCCGCCGGTGCGGGCGACACAAATAGTAATGAAAACAGGTGCACACCCACCCTGATTACAGTACAATCTGTCTGAGGAGAAGGCACACTACAAAGCACGGTGAGGCGAGTTGCAGACTGCCTCTTGGCTTAAATCAGTATAAAAACCAGTGTAAGGATCGCCTTACAAGCACAAATAAGTGGTGCCATGAGGCCGCACGCTAATCATTGTTTTAACTCAGCGTTAAATGTGCGGCGATCCAGTCACTGTCTTCTCCCTCACAATTTCATTGCAAGGAGGGAGAATTCTGAGAATCGTTTATCCCATCTGTTGTGGCGTCGATGTACACAAGACATTTCTCGTCGCTACGCTCATCACAACGCAGGGTATCGTTCCGAGTTACAAAAAAAAGCGTTTTTCTACCTTTAACAAATCCATTCTGGCGTTTAAGCAGTGGCTGATTGACAACAACTGCTTTGACGTTTGCATGGAGAGCACCGGGAAGTATTATGTTCCCATATACAATTTGCTGGAGGACAGCATCCGGGTTACCGTCGCCAACCCCAAGTGGGTTGCTGCTGTTAAGGGCAACAAGGATGATGTCAAGGATTCCAAGTGGATCGGCGATCTTTTTCGCCTCGGTCTGGTTCCCGGTAGCTTTATCCCGTCCAAGAACATCCGCATTTTGCGGGAGTATACGCGATACCGCTTCAAGCTCGTTTCCTGTAAATCCAGCGAAAAGAACCGCTTTCAGAACGCTTTCACCGTTTGCAATGTCGCCCTTGATGCTGTCGTTTCCGACATGTTTGGCAAATCTGCCTCTTCCATCACGGACTACCTTGTAAACTCGGATTCTTTCGATCCAAAACATTGCGTTTCCTTGCTGCAACGCTCCTTGAAGAAGAAAGCCGACGAGGTCATCGAATCTATTGAGGGTTTTCAAATGTCTGCGGAACAGAAGACACGCATCCGTTTCGTCCGCAAACACTTGGATTTCGTGGAGCAGCTCATTGCCGACCTCGACCAAACCATCGCCCGGTTGGCTGCACCCTTGGAAAGCGCCATTGCCCTACTGTGTACCATTCCCGGAGTTGACCGTAACATAGCCATTACGATCCTCTCCGAAATTGGTACGGATATGTCTCAGTTCTCATCCTCGAAACGCTTATGCTGCTGGGGGGGACTAACGCCCGGCAACAATCAATCCGCAGGCAAAAAGAAGTCCGTTCGCATTACGAGGGCCGGGGTTTATCTCAAGCCCACGCTCGTGCAAGCAGCCCATGCCGCTGTAAAATCGAATTCTTCCGCTTACTACCGTATCAAATATGAGCGGATATCCAAGCGCCGAGGGAAGAAACGAGCCATAATCGCCATTGCCAGAATGATACTTACAGCCACTTATCATATGCTCCAATCAGGTGAAGTCTTCAATCCTTGTGACCTCTACCATGTTGATATGCCGGTGGAGCTTCGCAATAAGCAAAAGGAGAAAGCTTTGAGGCAAGCTGCTAAACTCTTGGTTGCCCATGGTATCGTAAACCCCGAACATATCACGCTGCCTGCTTAATCTTTCTGCGCTCTGCTTCCGTTAGGGCTTGTTTGCTATACCCTTTTTTAAGCTCAGGGGTCTTCGACGCTTGTCGAGAATGTTTTCACGCTACTCCCCCTCAATATATAGATATAAAACAAAAGCACAAAGTAAACGGTCCCCTAACATCCCTTATAGAAATTATATCTTTTCCTGGACATAAATAGGAGCAGGCGTTAAACCTGCCCCTTTTTTATTAACCTACTTTACAGGCTGTCTTTTTATTGCTTTTTTCCTTAACCACTTCTGCCCCCATGGCCAGGGCCTGAGCATTCAAGGGGAGTAAATGGTGCTTGTTCTCCGGCAGCACTTTCTTTAATGATTCCATGACGGAAAGGGGCTTGATGAGAGGCTCTGCCTGTAACAGGGCTCCCAGCATCACCATATTGGCTACACGGGATTCACCCAGGACACCTGCTTTTTCGTTGACGGGAACATAATAAACAGTAATGTCAGTGCGCTTGGCAGGCCGGTCAATCAATGATGAGTTGATGAATAATATCCCCCCGGGTTTGAGCAGGGGTTCAAACTTATCCAGGGATGGCCTGTTCATGGCTACCACTATATCAGGTTCTGTTACCAGAGGTGAGCTGATGGGGGAGCTGGAGATGGTTACGGAACAGTTGGCCGTTCCGCCTCTCATTTCCGGGCCATAGGAAGGTATCCAGGCTACTTCTTTTCCTTCCAGCATTCCTCCATAAACCAGGAGCTGACCCATGGACATAACACCCTGGCCGCCAAAACCGGCCAGTATCATTTGCTTCAACATCTTACTTCGCCTCCTCTGCAGATTTAAATTTTCCCAAGGGATAATAGGCAATCATCTCTTTTTTTATCCAGTCAAGAGCTTCCACAGGCGTCATATGCCAGTTGGTAGGACAGGCGGAAAGCACTTCTACCAGCGAGAAGCCTTTGCCTTCCACTTGCACCTGGAAGGCCTCTTTAATGGCTTTCTTGGTTTCCCGTACATGCTTGGGGTCATGAACAGATGTACGGGCAATATAGGTAACACCGGGGAGCGTGGCCAACATTTCACTCATCCGGATAGGATAACCTGCGCTCTTGGGGTTACGTCCCTGGGGTGACGTCGTGGTTTCCTGCCCGATGAGGGTAGTGGGCGCCATCTGTCCTCCCGTCATGCCATAAATAGCGTTATTCACAAAGATTACGGTGATATTTTCGCCCCGGGCGGCGGCGTGAATGATTTCCGCAGCTCCGATGGAAGCAAGGTCACCATCCCCCTGGTAGGTAAAAACAATACTTTCCGGGCGAGACCGCTTGACACCGGTAGCCACCGCAGGAGCACGGCCGTGGGCCGCCTGGATAGCATCCACATCAAAATAGTCATAGGCGAACACTGAGCAGCCAACGGAAGCAATGGCAATGGTTTTCTCCTGTAATTCCAATTCATCCAGGACCTCGGCCACGAGACGGTGAATAATGCCGTGGTGACAGCCGGGGCAGTAATGGAATTTTTGCTGGATCAGGGATTTGGGACGTTCAAATACTACTGCCATCTTACTTCACCTCCCCGTAAGTTTTGGCTAAACGTTTAATTTCTTCATATATGGCACGGGCCGTAGGTACCATGCCGCCCACCCGTCCGTAAAACTCCACCGGTAAACGTCCATTTAACGAAAGCCGAACATCTTCCACCATTTGGCCTAGGCTCATCTCTACCGTTAACACGGCCTTAGCCTGGACTGTCGCTTGGTTCAGCTCTTTTTCAGGATACGGCCAGAGGGTTATGGGCCGGAAAACCCCTGCTTTGATTCCTTCTTCCCGGGCCATATCCACAGCGGCTTTAGCCACTCTGGCGATCATGCCATAGGCTGCCACCACTATTTCCGCATCGTCGGTAAGGTACGATTCAGACCTTGTTTCTTTAGCCTTAATCTCCTGGTACTTTCTCTCCAAATGGCGATTGTGTTTCTCCAGTTTTTCCGGGTCTAAATAAAGAGAGTTAATGATATTTTTGGTACGACCCATTTTCCCTGTTACTGCCCATGGTTTCTCCCCGGCTTCCAGGGTCCTTTCGCTACCTAAATCCACTGGTTCCATCATCTGGCCCAGGATACCATCACCGAGAATCATTACCGGTATGCGATACTTTTCGGCCAGGTCAAAGCCTTCTTTTACCAGGTCCACAATTTCCTGTACGGAAGCCGGAGCCAGTACAAGGAGGCGATAATCGCCATGGCCCCCGCCTTTAGTGGCCTGAAAGTAATCGGACTGAGAAGGCTGAATGCCTCCTAAGCCGGGACCACCCCGCATGATATTGACAATGACACAGGGGAGCTCAGAACCCGCCAGATAAGAGATACCTTCCTGTTTTAAGCTGATTCCCGGACTGGAAGACGAAGTCATCACCCTGGCTCCGGTACTGGCTGCACCATAAACCATATTGATGGCGGCTACTTCACTTTCCGCCTGGAGGTATACACCCCCTACCTGGGGTAAGCGGCGGGAAAGATATTCCGGCAGCTCACTCTGGGGAGTAATAGGATAACCAAAGAAATAACGGCAGCCTGCCTTTATGGCCGCTTCACCTATGGCTTCATTCCCTTTCATTAAAACCTTGCTCATGCTTTCCCCTCCTTCTCCACAGTAATGACCACATCAGGGCACATCCAGGCACAGAAAGCACAGCCGATACATTTTGTCATATCGGTGACCTGAGCAGGATGATACCCCATAGCATTAATGTGACTACCCATTTCGATAATCCCTTTGGGACATGCCTGCTTACATAATTCACAACCTTTGCACAATTCCTCCCGGAAACTAACTTTAGCCATCACAACACCTCCTAAACATTGAAAACTCACATCAGGCCGAAGATTCTGGAATTAGATTACCCTTTACTACATCACCAAACTGTTTTATAAACTGTACTAGTAAAGCACCACTTCCTCCCTTTAATATAACAGGTGTTATATTTTGAAAATATAATATAACAAGCAAAAGTTTAGGGACGACCCTTGGCGGATCGTCCCTTTTTTAAAAAAGTAATGGAGTTTTGCAAGCCCGTAATCCAAAGATTTGCGGATATACACAGGCAATACCCCCATTTAACTATATAGCTTCACTATTAATATATCATAAAACACTCTGAAAAGTTCAAAATTATACAGAATACATTTCGACAGATTTAGTTGGTAGTTGTTAGTTGTTAGTTATCTTCCTTAACTCCTTTCTCACGGCCTCGCCCATGGCCCGGGTCCCTACCAGTTGAGTGCCGGGAGACCAGATATCGCCCGTACGCAGGCCCTGATCCAGGACGTTGCTGACGGCCTTTTCAATGGCCAGGGCAGCTTCTCCCCGGTTAAAGGAAATGCGCAGCATCATGGCCACAGAGAGTATGGTAGCCAGGGGGTTAGCCTTGTCCTGACCTGCTATGTCAGGAGCTGAACCGTGGGCCGGTTCATACAACGCGGGTCCTTCCCCAATACTGGCGGATGGCAGCATCCCCAGGGAACCCCCTAAGACAGAGGCTTGATCTGAAAGGATATCACCAAACATGTTTTCCGTCACAATAATATCAAACTGGGCGGGATTGAGGCATAGCTGCATAGCGCAGTTATCCACATATAAGTGATTAAGATTTATCTCCGGGTAATCCTTCGCTATTTCTTCCACAGTTTTGCGCCAGAGGCGGGAAGTATCCAAGACATTGGCTTTATCTACAGAAGTAACTATCTTTCTTCGTTTACCGGCTAAAGAAAAGGCGACCTTAGCTATCCGGGCAATTTCCGGAGTGGAGTACTCAATAGTATCATAAGCTTTGATTCCGCCCAGGATAGCTTCCTGACCCCTTTTCCCAAAATAGGCGCCTCCGATCAATTCCCGAACGACGATTAAGTCTACCCCTGCAAGTTTTTCATTCTTCAAAGGTGATTGTTGAATGAGCTGAGGCCAGCATTTGACGGGGCGCAGGTTAGCATAGAGGTTCAGTGCCTTACGGATACCCAGGAGGCCTTTCTCCGGGCGCTTCTCCCCCGGCAGCTGGTCCCATTTGGGACCTCCCACTGCTCCTAAAAGCACAGCATCACTCTGCAGGACCAGTTCTTTGGTTTCCTCCGGGAAAGGCTCACCGGTGGCATCAATAGCCGCCCCGCCTAACAAACCCGTTTGCGTGGTGTAAGTAAAGTCATATTTATCCTTGATGACTTCCAGTACACAAAGAGCCTGTTCAATAATTTCCGGCCCAATACCGTCACCGGGAAGGACCGCCAGTTTAACCACGGTTCTTCACCTTCTCTCTCACATAGGGAATGAGCCCGCCTTTTCCCAGAATTTCTAACATAAAGGGCGGAAAAGGCTCTCCCCGGAAGACAGTACCTGTCGTAAGGTCTTTTATCTCACCGGAAACCGGGTCTACTCCAAGTTTACTCCCTTCTTGCACGGTCCTGGAAACTTCCGGAGCAACAATAATAGGCAGGCCGATATTAATGGCATTGCGGTAGAAGATACGGGCGAAGCTTTCGGCAATGACACAACTGAAACCGGCGGCCTTCAGGGCGATGGGTGCATGCTCCCGGGAACTGCCGCAGCCAAAGTTTTTACCTGCTACCAGAATATCTCCCGCTTTAACCCTTTCCAGCAGATTTGGTATTAAGTCTTCCAAACAGTGCTGGGCGAGAAACTCCGGCTCCGACCTGTTGAGGTAACGGGCAGCAATGATCAGGTCCGTATCCACATCATGGCCTACTTTCCAGACCTGCCCGCTGATTTTATTCCCTGCCATCACGCCACCTCCTCTGGAGAACCAATCCGGCCCAGTATGGCCGAGGCAGCGGCAATGGCCGGACTGGAGAGATACACTTCACTTTCCGGGTGACCCATCCTGCCCACAAAATTGCGGTTTGTGGTAGAGATGGCCTTTTCTCCTTTAGCCAAAATCCCCATATAGCCCCCCAGGCAGGGACCGCAGGTAGGTGTGCTCACCACTGCACCGGCATTGACGAATATCTCTACCAATCCTTCCTTCACAGCCCGGAGATAGATTTCCTGGGTTCCGGGTATGACAATGGCCCGGACTTCCGGGTGAATCTTTTTACCTTTAATAATCTCCGCTGCCACCACCAGGTCTTCCCAGCGCCCGTTGGTACAGGAACCGATCACCGCCTGGTCAATCTTCACCTGTGTGGCCTGGGAGACAGGACGGGTGTTGGAAGGAAGGTGGGGAAAAGCTACCTGGGGTTCCAGGTTGGTAACATCGATTTCTATGACCTCACTGTAAGCAGCATCTGGGTCACTGGTATAAACCTTCCAGGGCTTTTGGGCCCGTTCTTTCACATAAGCTAAGGTTTTTTCGTCCGGTTCAATGATGCCATTTTTGGCCCCGGCTTCAATGGCCATATTGGCCATGGTCAGGCGGCCGTCCATGGATAAGTCCCTGATGGCTTCTCCCGTAAATTCCATGGCTTTATACTGCGCACCATCTACACCAATTTTTCCGATAATGGCTAAGATATAATCTTTCCCTGTCACCCATGGGTTCCTGGGTTTCCCTTTGAGAATAAACTTGATGCTCTCGGGTACGCGGAACCAGATTTCTCCTGTAGCCATACCTACGGCCAGGTCTGTACTTCCCACCCCCGTGGCAAAGGCGCCCAGGCCCCCGTAAGTACAAGTATGGGAATCGGCGCCTATCACCACGTCCCCAGGAACGACCAGGCCCTGTTCCGGTAAAAAGCAGTGTTCTATGCCGTTGCGCCCAACTTCATAATAATGGGTTAATCCCTGCTCCCGGGAAAACTCTTTAATTTCCAGGCACTGCTGGGCCGAGGGTATATCTTTGGCCGGGGCAAAATGGTCGGGAATCAAGACCACTTTGTCTTTGTCAAATACCCTGTCAACGCCGATTTTTCTAAATTCCTTGATGGCCAAGGGTCCTGTAATATCATTGGCCAATACCAGGTCCAGTTTTACGTTGATCAGTTCTCCCGGAGAAACTTCGGCTAAACCTGCATGGTCCGCCAGGATTTTCTCCGTGATTGTCATCCCCATTGTATTCTCCCCCTTCATTCGTTAACAGCAGGCAGGGCTACCATTTCTTTATAGGTCGCGGCAATTTTGTTGAGGGCATTGATATAAGCCCGGGCGCTAGCTTCGATGATATCTACGCTTAATCCCCTGCCCATAAAGGTTCGGTCACCGATTTCCACCCGTACTACCACTTCACCCTGGGCATCGGTTCCTCCCGTAACGGCGCTGATACTGTAGGAATCAAGCCTCACAGGCAGTTTGACAATTTTATCGATAGCCCGGTAGGTGGCTTCCACCGGTCCATCGGCACAGGCAGCCTCCTCTACCAGGCGGCCCTCAATCTCCAGCCCCACAGTAGCTGTGGGCGAGATATTGGTACCAATGGAAACCTGCAGGTTAGCAAGCTTATAAATCTCTTCACCGCTCCCGACAACCTGGCTATCCACCAAAGCAATTAAGTCTTCGTCCAGTATTTCTTTTTTGCGGTCAGCTAGCTGCTTAAATTCCCGGAAGGCTTTGTCCAGAGCTTCCCCTTCCAGGTCATAGCCCAGTTCCTGGAGCTGCAGCTTTAAGGCATGCCGCCCCGAATGTTTGCCTAAGACCAGTTTATTGCTGCTGATTCCCACCAGCTCGGGATTCATAATTTCGTAGGTTTCTCTTTCTTTAATCACGCCGTCCTGATGAATACCTGATTCATGGGCAAAGGCATTTCTTCCCACAATGGCTTTATTGGGCTGGATCAACATACCCGTTAAAGTACTCACCATCCGGCTGGTACGGTAAATCTCCCGGGTATTGATGCCGGTGGTAAACCCTAAATAATTTCTCCTGGTGTATAAGGCCATCACCACTTCTTCTAAAGAAGCGTTACCGGCCCTCTCACCGATACCGTTAACAGCAACTTCTACCTGCTGGGCGCCATTACGAATGGCGGCCAGGGAGTTAGCTACAGCCAAACCTAAATCATTATGACAGTGGACACTAATAATGGCTTTTTCGATATTGGGAACACCCTGACGGATGGCTTTGACAAATTCTCCGAACTCCCAGGGAGTGGCATAACCAACGGTGTCCGGAATATTGATGACATTCGCCCCCGCCTCTATCGCTGCGGTAAAGACCTCGCACAGAAAAGGTATGTCACTGCGGAAGGCGTCTTCCGCCGAAAATTCCACATCCTCCACCAGGCTTTTGGCTAATTTCACACCGGCCACAGCCATTTCCTTCACTTCTGCCTTGGTTTTACGCAGTTTATGCTTCATGTGGATATCCGAGGTAGCCACAAAGGTGTGGATACGGGGACGTTCGGCGCCCTTTACGGCTTCAAAAGCCGCCATAATATCCTCCCTGTTGGTCCTGGCCAACCCGGCGATAATGGGTCCCCGTACCTCGTTGGCAATGCGCTTCACGGACTCAAAATCACCCGGTGAGGCAATGGGAAAACCAGCTTCAATAATGTCAACTCCCAAACGGGCTAACTGGTGGGCTATAGCCAATTTTTCTTCAAGATTAAGACTCACACCAGGGGACTGTTCCCCGTCTCGCAGGGTTGTGTCAAAAATATAGATGCGCTTTTCCGCTTCTCCCATCTCATACCCTCCTTTACTCCCTACCAATCATTTCTGCTAAACCGCAACCGGCCAGCACCATGGGATACACGTTATCTTTAGCCGTAACGATAACCTCCAGTACAGCCAGGCCGGGATGTTGGAGAAATTCACTTACTTTTCCCCTGATTTCTTCCCGCCGGGTGATCTTTAAGGCTAAAGCCCCATAAGCTTTGGCCAGATAATGAAAATCGGGATTCTTTTTAAAATGCACAGCCGCATACCTTCCACCACAGTAATGATCCTGGAGCTGTTTAACCATGCCCAGAGTCTGGTTATTAATGATTAATACCTTAAGGGGTAAGTCCTGCTCCAGAGCGGTTCCCAGTTCAGGCATCCCCATCTGGAAACTCCCGTCTCCTGTGATAACCAGTACTGTATGTCCGGGGCAAGCCACCTGGGCCCCTACAGCGGCAGGAATGCCATAACCCATGGTTCCTAATCCCCCGGAGCTAATGAAGGTCCGGGGTTTTTTCACTTTTAGGAGCTGGGCTGCCCATATCTGGTGCTGTCCCACATCGGTAGTAAAGATGATATTGTCTGGGGCCAGCTCATTGATGGATTTCATGATCTCTGGTACCGTGATTTCGGGATTTTCCCCCTGGTCTTCACCGAAGATAGGCGGAAAAGAAGCAATCTCTTCCCACCACGCTGCATTTTCCTTATTCACTAACCTGCCAACCAACTGATTTAACACGATTTTTAGGTCTCCTACCAAAGGTATATCCACCCGAACATTTTTACCTATTTCTGCCGGATCAATATCGATATGCACAATTTTGGCCCCAGGAGCAAATTTGGCCGTATTTCCGGTAACCCGGTCATCAAAACGCATCCCCAAAGCGACGAACAAATCACAGCGGCTAACGGCCAGGTTTGCCCTGGCTACCCCATAAGTACCCAGCATCCCCAGGGCTAAGGGGTGATCACCGGGAATGGCGCCCAAGCCCATCATGGTACTTACCACGGGTACATTGAGGATTTCCGCTATTTTCGTTAGCTCCTGGCCTGCTCCGGCGCTGATGACCCCACCCCCTGCACAGATTAAGGGGCGTTTGGCATCCATCAAGAGCTGGACTACCTGCTTGATCTGACCGGCATGCCCATTGACATTGGGTTTATAACCCCGCAATTCAATATGGTCACAGGCTTCATACTCCAGAAGACTGGCCGAGACATCTCTGGGAATATCGATGACAACAGGACCAGGGCGGCCGGATCTGGCAATATGAAAGGCCTCTTTCACAATGCGGGGTAACTGACGGGGGTCCTTGACCAGGTAATTATACTTGGTAATGGGATCGGTAATCCCCGTAATATCCACCTCTTGAAAAGCGTCAGTGCCCACCATACTGGTGGAAACCTGCCCTGTAATGACTACCAGGGGAATAGAGTCCATGTAGGCGGTAGCAATACCCGTTACCAGATTAGTTGCCCCCGGCCCGGAAGTGGCCAGGCATACCCCTACCTTACCACTGGCCCTGGCATAACCGCTGGCCTCATGGGCTGCCCCCTGCTCGTGTCGTACAAGCACATGCCTGATCCCCTCTGACTTCATCAGGGCATCATATATCTCCAGGACTGCCCCTCCTGGGTATCCGAAGATAACTTCCACACCTTCCTTTTCCAGACATTTTACCAGTATCTCCGCACCCAGCAGCATGGCATCACACCTCCGATTTCTATCTTCTCTTCAACCAGGGCATATAACTTCTTAGTTCTTTACCAACTGTTTCCACCAAATGTTGTTCATCCATACGTTTGATGGCATTATAACGGGGCCGACCCGCCTGGTTCTCCAAGATCCATTCCTTGGCGAAAGATCCATCCTGAATTTCCCGTAATATCTTTTTCATTTCTTTTCTGGTCTCTTCGTTGATAATACGCCGTCCAATCACCATATCACCATATTCAGCCGTGTCGCTGATAGAGTATCTCATGCCGGCAATACCATCCTCATACATCAGGTCAACAATCAGCTTTAACTCATGGAGGCACTCGAAATAAGCGGATTCTGGCTGGTAACCGGCTTCTACCAGGGTATCAAAACCTGCTCTTACCAGTTCGGTGAGGCCACCGCACAGGACACACTGCTCGCCGAAGAGGTCAGTCTCTGTTTCCTCTTTAAAGGTAGTTAAAAGGACTCCGGCTCTGGTGCAGCCAATGCCTTTGGCGTAAGCCAAACCCAGTTCCATGGCTTTACCGGTAGCGTTCTGGTGTACGGCAATTAAACCGGGGATCCCGATTCCTTCCTTGTATAACCTTCTTACCATATGACCAGGACCCTTGGGGGCCACCATAAAGACATCCACATCAGCAGGAGGTTTAATTTGGCCAAAGTGAATGTTAAAACCATGGGAGAAAACTAAGGCTTTACCGGGAGCCAAACCGGGAAGAATTTCTTTTTTATAGGTTTCCGCCTGTTTTTCATCAGGAATTAAGATCTGGATCACATCAGCCATTTGGGCCGCCTCAGGTACCGTATAAACTTTAAGGCCATCCTCTTCGGCCTTGGCCCAGGAAGCGCTATCCGCTCTTAAGCCAACAATAACGTCAACGCCGCTATCTTTAAGGTTCTGGGCCTGGGCATGACCCTGGCTGCCATAACCGATAACCGCCACTTTTTTCCCTTCCAGGTAACTTAAATTAGCATCGTCATCATAAAACATTTTTGCCATGAGAATCTCCTCCTTCAATTTATCCTTTGTTTTTTTGTGTTTTTCTGTTATTTTTGTCCTCTTACCATAGCCACTTTGCCGGTTCTTACCAGTTCCTGGATGCCAAAGGGCTGGAGAGATTTAATAATAGCCTGGATTTTTTCCTCGTCTCCGGTAGCTTCAATAATGAGAGAACGCCGTCCAATATCGACAATGCGGCAACGGAAAATCTCCACAATCTGCATAATCTCCTGGCGCACCGGGGGGTCAGCCGCCACCTTTAGGAGCAAAAGCTGTCTTTCCACCGTCTCCTCGTTGGTAATATCATTTACCTTGATAACATCTACCTGTTTATTCAGTTGTTTGCTCACCTGCTCGATGACCTTTTCATCACCTTCAACTACCAGGGTGATCCGTGAAACCGTTTTATCTTCAGTTTCACCCACTACCAGGCTCTCAATATTATAGCCTCGGCGGGCAAAAAGTCCTGCAACCCTGGATAAGACACCGGGGTGGTTCTCAACTAATACGGCTAATGTGTGTCTCATCCTGCCACCTCCCTAACATTTCATTGGGTTTTCCTCCAGGAGGCACCATGGGAAATACATTCTCACCGGTATCAACCATACATTCCACAATCACAGGGCCTGGTGTACGCAGGGCCTGGGCTACTACACCTGTGACCTCTTTGGGTTCTGTAATTTTTAAGGCTTTAATGCCATAAGCCTCCGCTAGGCGTACAAAATCCGGGTTGTAGTTAAAAATGGTATGCGCATAATGCCGGTTAAAGAACAACTCCTGCCACTGCCGTACCATACCCAGGCAGGCATTATTTAAGATAAAGATTTTTACAGGCAGCTGGTGTTGAGCCAGGGTCGCCAGTTCCTGGATATTCATCTGAATGCTGCCGTCACCGGTAAAGAGCACCACCATTTCTCCCGGCCGGCCCAGGCTGGCACCGATAGCAGCCGGTAAACCAAAACCCATGGTACCCAGGCCCCCGGAGCTTATAAAGCTGCGTTTCCCTCCCACCGGGTAATACTGGGCAGTAAACCACTGGTGCTGTCCCACATCCGTGACCACAATCACTTTATCCCCGGCATGGTTGGCCACTTCTTCTACTATATGCTGTGGTTTCAGGTTAGGACATTTTTCATATTTCATGGGATATTTCTTTTGCCAATTCTTAATTTCATTCCACCAGTCTTCAGTCTGGAAACGAATATTTCCTTCTTTAAGCACTTTAAGTAAATGGACTAAAAATTTCTGCGCATCACATACGACCGGTATATTGGTTCTTACATTTTTACAAAGTTCAGCGGGGTCTATGTCCACATGGATGATTTGGGCATGAGGTATAAAATTCTGGGGTTTGCCTGTGACCCTATCACTAAAACGGGTCCCGATAGCCAATAAAACATCACATTCACTTAAGGCCAGGTTAGCAGCAGGTAAACCGTGCATTCCCACAATACCTAAACATGCAGGATGGTTCTCAGGCAATGCTCCCTTACCCATAAAGGTAGTTACTACTGGAAGATTGGTGTAGCGTACTAACTGCAGCAACTGCTCCCAGGCCTGGGAGGCTATAACCCCTCCTCCC
This window harbors:
- a CDS encoding SDR family NAD(P)-dependent oxidoreductase, coding for MAGTHFDLSGKVAIVTGATKGIGYGLAVALARYGANIIVVSRNQADCEGTAAEIKGLGREALPVSTDVTSLDQIQNMVEKTINHFGRVDILVNNAGTALTKKAEDITEEDWDRVLNVDLKGVFFCAQAVGKEMIKQKRGKIINVASILGLVGDRQVLPYCAAKGSVIQLTKALALEWARYNIQVNALCPGYVKTSMNEKELSQEKIYNHIIGKIPVRRIGEVGDMTGAAVFLASEASDYMTGQTLVIDGGWTAE
- a CDS encoding IS110 family transposase, producing the protein MCGDPVTVFSLTISLQGGRILRIVYPICCGVDVHKTFLVATLITTQGIVPSYKKKRFSTFNKSILAFKQWLIDNNCFDVCMESTGKYYVPIYNLLEDSIRVTVANPKWVAAVKGNKDDVKDSKWIGDLFRLGLVPGSFIPSKNIRILREYTRYRFKLVSCKSSEKNRFQNAFTVCNVALDAVVSDMFGKSASSITDYLVNSDSFDPKHCVSLLQRSLKKKADEVIESIEGFQMSAEQKTRIRFVRKHLDFVEQLIADLDQTIARLAAPLESAIALLCTIPGVDRNIAITILSEIGTDMSQFSSSKRLCCWGGLTPGNNQSAGKKKSVRITRAGVYLKPTLVQAAHAAVKSNSSAYYRIKYERISKRRGKKRAIIAIARMILTATYHMLQSGEVFNPCDLYHVDMPVELRNKQKEKALRQAAKLLVAHGIVNPEHITLPA
- a CDS encoding 2-oxoacid:acceptor oxidoreductase family protein, with amino-acid sequence MLKQMILAGFGGQGVMSMGQLLVYGGMLEGKEVAWIPSYGPEMRGGTANCSVTISSSPISSPLVTEPDIVVAMNRPSLDKFEPLLKPGGILFINSSLIDRPAKRTDITVYYVPVNEKAGVLGESRVANMVMLGALLQAEPLIKPLSVMESLKKVLPENKHHLLPLNAQALAMGAEVVKEKSNKKTACKVG
- a CDS encoding thiamine pyrophosphate-dependent enzyme: MAVVFERPKSLIQQKFHYCPGCHHGIIHRLVAEVLDELELQEKTIAIASVGCSVFAYDYFDVDAIQAAHGRAPAVATGVKRSRPESIVFTYQGDGDLASIGAAEIIHAAARGENITVIFVNNAIYGMTGGQMAPTTLIGQETTTSPQGRNPKSAGYPIRMSEMLATLPGVTYIARTSVHDPKHVRETKKAIKEAFQVQVEGKGFSLVEVLSACPTNWHMTPVEALDWIKKEMIAYYPLGKFKSAEEAK
- a CDS encoding 3-methyl-2-oxobutanoate dehydrogenase subunit VorB, whose amino-acid sequence is MSKVLMKGNEAIGEAAIKAGCRYFFGYPITPQSELPEYLSRRLPQVGGVYLQAESEVAAINMVYGAASTGARVMTSSSSPGISLKQEGISYLAGSELPCVIVNIMRGGPGLGGIQPSQSDYFQATKGGGHGDYRLLVLAPASVQEIVDLVKEGFDLAEKYRIPVMILGDGILGQMMEPVDLGSERTLEAGEKPWAVTGKMGRTKNIINSLYLDPEKLEKHNRHLERKYQEIKAKETRSESYLTDDAEIVVAAYGMIARVAKAAVDMAREEGIKAGVFRPITLWPYPEKELNQATVQAKAVLTVEMSLGQMVEDVRLSLNGRLPVEFYGRVGGMVPTARAIYEEIKRLAKTYGEVK
- a CDS encoding 4Fe-4S dicluster domain-containing protein, encoding MAKVSFREELCKGCELCKQACPKGIIEMGSHINAMGYHPAQVTDMTKCIGCAFCAWMCPDVVITVEKEGKA